A stretch of DNA from Paenibacillus albus:
TAATCAGTATGCTTATATTTCCGGTGATGGGCTGGCTGTATGCAATGACCAACAAGCCGACAACCCAAGTATATAGCTTAGTAACCGACCTTGATCGGGCCATACCGCTTGTTAAAATATTCGTGCTTCCTTATTCGGTTTGGATTTTTATATTTATCTTTGTCTCATCTATTTCTTTCTTAAAGATCCCGCGGTCTATCGCCGTACGATCATTACGTATGTGGTCTGCGCCTTGATCTGTTATGGCATCTATATGGTGTTCCAAACAACTGTGCCGCGTCCGGATATATCGGGAACGGACCCCGTCACGCGATTGCTGGGCTACGTATATGGCCGGGATTTGCCGTTTAACTGCTTCCCGAGCATTCACTGCTTCTCCAGTTATCTGGTGTTGAAAGCATTATACACAAGCAAGTTCCGCGGCCGTTTGAATCAAGTGCTTATCTACGGCATGTCGATTACGATTATTTTATCGACATTCTTCGTGAAGCAGCATGTCATATTCGACGCAATCGGAGGCATCCTGCTTTCAGATATCGTATACCGCCTCGTGTCGCGCGCAGATCGCGTGGGTCTTTTCCGCAGATCGAAGCCAATGCCGCAGCGGGCTAATATGTAAGCAGCCGAATAGAACTTAGTCAACTTAGAAAAGCAGAGCCGATATGGATCTGCTTTTTTATTTGCATTTTATTAGCTGTTCAGCAGCATTCAACCATTTCATGTATAGGAGTGAGTCCAGGTGAGCGTGAATCGTTCGGTTAAGGAGCAGTTCGAGCAGAATGGCTATTACATCATCAGGGAGTTGTATGCGGCTGAGGAAATGGAGGCTTTCAAAGCGGAGTGCGTCAAAATTGTGAAGGAGCATGACGCCGGTCCCTCAGGCGTGCTCGTGGGGATGACGCTGCGGAGTCCGCTGTTCAGGCAAGCAACCGTTAAGCCTGCGCTTGTGGAAGCGCTGCGGGAAATCATTGGTGAACACATCATCTTCCTGAGCGACAAAGTGGTATTGAAAAATGCAGCTACCGACTTCGGCTCTCCTTGGCATCAGGATCATCCCTATTGGGACGGCAGCCACAAATTTTCTGTTTGGATCGCGCTTGACGATGCACTGAAGAGCAACGGCTGTCTGCGACTCGTTCCTGGCAGCCATCTTCAAGGCACGGTTACGCATGACGATCAATCCGAGGATGGTTACGGCTTCGTCAATCGGATTGATCGGCGGCAAATTGCGGACGATGCGATCGTCGATTTCGAAGCGCGCCGAGGTGACGCGGTCATCTTCCATGACCTGTTGTTCCATGCTTCTTATCCGAATGTGAGCGGTCATGAACGATGGGCACTCATTACGACGTACAAGGACGGCACGAAGGAAGACCCGGATTACGAATGGGCTGGCGCTGCGTTCGTTGTTTGCGGCGGCGTTTAAGTGAAGAAAATGAAGAAAGGTCCAATCACGCCGCCTATGATGGGCAGCTGTGACTGGACCTTTTGTAATTATTTGCAAACCATTAGTAAATTGCCATCCGGGTCCTTAAAGGTGAACCAATGGTCGTTCTCTACTTCAGTTGTCACATGCACATTCTTCGCTCGCAAAAATTCATAGGCTTGATGGATATCATCCGTTCGGAATTGAAATGCCGGAACCTTGTAGACGTGGTCGGGAGAGAAGATTTTGCTGTCCAATACAATGTCCGGTCCATTCATAGGAAGAACGAATATATGACCGAAATAAATTTCCCCATCTGTAGATAATCCTAGTATGTCACAATACCAGTCACGGGCATGTTCCACATTGCTTACGGGTATAAATACTCCGCCTATTTGATTCGAAATCGGATTCATACCAATCGCCCTCCAACTATCTCAATTAAAGCGGCTTGCTCGTTGCAACGGTGATGCATCTGAACTCGCGGTTATTCTCGCCATAATAAATGACGGCGCGGTCGCCTTCGCGCGCCGGCCTGCAGGCGCAGTAGAAGTGATATAGCGTGTCTTGCCAGTAGATGACGGAGGATTTGTGCGCATGTGTCTCGTCGAGCTCGCCATGTGATCCATGGCTGATCCATGGCTCAGGGTAAACAGACCAGTGCAGCAGATCCTCGTCTGATACGGCAAGCGCCCCTTGCGCATGGCGGCCGTCGAAGCCAAATCCGAAGTTGATAAATTTGCCTAACGTCCGGTCAAACTTTACGCATGGATCGCTGAAGAATTGGCTGTAATATGTATCTGGTTGAACTGCAATTACCGGATTGCTTGCGTGGCGCGTCCAGTGAATCAGATCGGTCGAGGTTGCGATTCCAGTCTCCTCCGTCCACGGCTCACCGGTGCATTTTGCATTGTAGAACATGTAGTATTGATCGTTATGCTCGATGACACAGCATTTGTACAGGCCGCCTAGCTCCCAGTGCTCCCCGCTCTCGTAGGTGAAGATCGGCTCATCGAGTCGATGCCAATGCAGCAGCTCCTCATCCTCGCACCAAGCAAGTCCCATCACCGCGCCGCCAGCTTCATAGCCGACTTCCGGGTACGAATGATAGATCATCCAGTACTTGTTGTTCAGCTTCTTCAGTCGCGGAATCTCGTAGAGCTGGTCGGACTCTAGCAATAGCCACGAACCGGCAGCTCCGACATGATCCCAACGCGAGCCGGCCTGGAGTCGTTCGAGCATGATCCCCTTCGGCGTCCAGTCGAGCAGATTGTCGCTAACCGCAAGCCCCGTCTGATAGCCGGAGCCGTCAAATCCGATGTACATCATATGAAATTGATCATGATGGTAGAAGACGAATGGGCAATCGACCGCCCAGGAATCGAACTGCCCCGGCGTTCCCGAGCCTTGCAGCACCGGACGTCCCCATTTATGTGGTGTTCTCAAATGCTCCACATGAGCTTGGAGTTGCATCGCTAACCACCTTCCATTTATTACAATCTCCTTACTTGTACACCTTGGACGGTGGTTTTGACAAGAGTGAAAATTAGTTTGGCAATCGGAATTAAGAGTGAAATTTAGCAAAAGGCTACTTAGATGTCGAACGAGGGATTTCGGCTAATGTAGTCCAGCAGATCGTCTTCTTTGGCGCGGAACGAGGGATTTCGGGCAAATGAGGTCCAGCAGATCGTCTTCTTTGGTGCGGAACGAGGGATTTCGGCTAATGTAGTCCAGCAGATCGTCTTCTTTGGCGCGGAACGAGGGATTTCGGGCAAATGAGGTCCAGCAGATCGTCCTCTTTGGTGCGAAACGAGGGATTTCGGCTAATGTAGTCCAGCAGATCGACCTCTTTTGATCCCACCGATTCCGCTGATGTGTGATACTGGGTACTACTCTTTCGCGATTCTACATCCGATTCCTTCCATGTGTGATACTGGGTACCACTCATTCGCGATTCTACGTCCGATTCCTTCGATGTGTGATACTGGGTACCACTCTTTCGCGATTCTACGTCCGATTCCTTCCATGTGTGATACTGGGTACCACTCTTTCGCGATTTTACGTCCGATTCCTTCCATGTGTGATACTGGGTACCACTCTTTCGCGATTTTAAGTCCGATTCCTTCCATGTGTGATACGGGGTACCATTCTTTCGCGATTCTACGTCCAATTCCTTCAATGTGTGATACGGGGTACCACTCTTTCGTCTCCTCAAATAGAAAAAAACCGGCCACTGGGCCGGTTTCTTTCTAAATAGGGTCCTCCATGGACTCTACATTCAACAACTTTTACTTCGCCGCCGCGAATCGGACGACCAGAGTATCGTCCACCTTCGCATGCTTACCGGATCGGACGAGCTTCACGCCGTCTTGCTCCCCCACCGTGTAATCATCGCTCGGGGCGATTTCCCGCTCCGTCACGAATGCAATGACATCCTGCGGCTGCGTCAGCCGGAAGCGGATCGCATCCTCCGCCACTTCCGCAACCTCAGCAGTCGCATACGCAATCCGTACGTCGCCGAAGCTCATATCAAGCGGCAGCATGACGCCGTCTTTGCTCGCGATATGCAGCCGCTGCCCGCCAAGCAGCTTCTCGCCGTGCTCGTACAGATGGAGTTCCTTGTCGAAGCCGTCCAAGTTGAGCACATGCAGAAACCGCTCGCCATCAGCGTTCGCGGTTGATGTCGTGAACATGCCCATATCCTTATGGTCATGCGTCAGACCTGCCGCTGCGCCCAATCGCTCAAGCGCAAGCCGGAACAGCTGCACATCGCAGCTGTTATAAGCTGCCGCAATAACGATCGCGCGACCCTTGCCTACCGCAGCATCTACGCCGCATACCACTTCAGAATCATACAAACGCATGATGACCTCATGCGTTCCCGGCTCCAGCTGCTGCGCAAAGTGCGTGTGCACTTCAGCACGCCCCGCTGCCCAGCCGCATGCCACAATGGCAGGCCACGAATGCGGGCCATTCACGACGGTCCCAAGCACGCGAATGCCAAGCGCGTCGCTCAAGATCGTACACGGCTTGCCTTCCATGTCATACTGCGGCACCTCGCCGTACAAGAGCAATCCGCCACCTGCCGTCACATAGTCGGCAAGCTTCCGCTGAATGTCTGCGCTCAGGTAACGAGCGCATGGCAGAGCCAGCACCGGCGTTGCCGAAGGCAGAAGCGGCTTGTTCTGGATATCGACCGAGCCGAACCGATATCCGGCAAGCAGCATGGAACGGGCCATGATCTCCCATCCGCCGCTGCTCCGATTCGCTTCGATGTTCCTCACAATATCCGCCATACGCTCACTCTGCGGATAGCGGTATTCCGTCATGTAATAGTCCGGGATGAACGCGAAAGAAACCGCATCCCGCTCTTCCCGCATGACAGCAAGCTTATCTTTCACCGCCATCATCGTATGAATGGCGCGCTTCATGCGTGGATACGTATAATTGAGCTCGCCTTCAGGACTGATCGGTGCAGCGAAGCCATGTCGCTCTCCAGTAAAAGCGACTCGGTCATTGCCGTCGCCAAGCTTCTGATCCATCCGGTAATTGATGCCGCCAGTCAGCAAATAGTAATTGATCATCCGGTTGCCCTGCGCGATGCACATGCGAGTCTTGAAATCCGCTGCCGACACATCGTACCGACCGCCGAAGTTGTTGCCGTAATTGCCGTCTCCGCATTCGAATTCCAGCGAAGTGAGTGGCTGATCCGGCAGATGAACGGCATCCATAAAGCCGTTGATTAAGTAGAGATCCTGGAAGTTCATCACAGTCAAGTCGCCAAAATAAATATCGGAGCCGGACACATAACCCGGTCCCTGCGTATACGCTTCATACAGCTGGCTAATGCCGATCGGATACGTGAATCCACGTCCGCCGCCTGTGCCGTGAATGTTCACGAAGAACGGCACATCGCGAACACCGAATTCCTCCGCATATCCACGAAGCACAGCGACATATCGTGCAAACCGATCGCGCATATAGTAGCCCAGATCGTGCAGCAGCTCAGCCGAATAGCTCTCCTCCGGCGAACGCAGAGCACCAAGCCGCACCGCGGCATCATCCAGCGCAAAAGGATACCGCCGCTCAAGCACGAAGCCTTCATACCTGCGGCTCAGCCATTCCGCGAAGTCCGCGGCAACATGCTCCGTCAAGTCGGGGCAATTGCTGACCCATGAGAGCATGCCGATCTCATTATCGAGCTGTACGCCGATGATGTTCCCGCCCGCCGAACCCCCATGCAAGCGAGGCGCAACAACCGCCATCACTTCAGCATACCAATTGCGCGCGGCTGCCAAGAAGCCCGGTGCCATATAATCAAGTGTGCGAGTTGTTGCCGCCGCTCCATCCCAGCCATACGGGATGACTTCCGGATGCTTCTCGTAGACCCAGAACGGGATGCCCTCGTTCTTCATCTCCGCCATAATGAAAGGGCCTGGACGAACGAAGAAATACAGTCCGTTATCTCGGCATAGATCAATAAATCCGGCAAGATCAAGCTCTGGCCGCGAATGCCCATCCAGATCAAATTGACCTTCCACAGGCTCATGGCACAACCATGGAACATAGGAAGCAACCGCGTTGCAGCCCGCATCCTTCAGCTTGTCAATGCGATCTTGCCATTCGCTCCGCTGCAGCCGGTAGTAATGCACCTCGCCGCACATTATGAGAGTAGGCTTCCCGTCGATCACAATTTGCTTTTCTCGAATTTCTACCATCTGTCTGCATTCTCCTGACTGACGCTAAACAGCCAGCTAGCCAGCCAAATAGCCAACTAGCTAGCTCGCTCAAGCTATAGTAATCGTTTATAGTTTAATCGCTGACGATACGGAAGCTTCGATGACCTCTTCCGCCGTCACTTCCCGCTCCAACCGATCCGAGAGATAAATGCCTTCGCTTACAAGAATCGTCTGCAGAGCAATCTCCGCCGTCGGCAATAGCTCGACTCGGCCTTGAAGCGCCGCGATCCAGTGCTTTTGCGAGGAATCGTAGGCATCCGTATTATCGCGCAGCTCATGCCAGCGATAATTCGCGTAGCCGAGATCGAACGTTGCATCCATGTCCATGTCAGCAACCTGCGTATGATAGCTAAACGGCGTTTTGCCCTGACTGGTATGCCCTGGCAGCCTTACGCCGCCAACATTGCCAACGATGCTGCTGCCTTCGAAGCCGTTCAAATGAATGGCCCAAGCCTCGATAATATCGAGCGTCAGTCCGCCTTCGAATCGAACGAAGCCAACGCCGAGCTCTTCCACGTCGAAGCCGCTGATCTCTCTACGCTTCTCGTCCATGGCTACTTCTTGATAGGTCTTGCCGGTAATCGTCTTCACCTTCGGCAAGTCCATCAAGTAGAGCAGCTGCGAGATGCGATAGACGCCCATATCGAACAAAGCGCCGCCGGAAGCAGTAGCTTTGCGGTTAAATTCCTTCGTCGCATAGCCATCGACAAAAGGACGACCGCGTCTGCGATGCCCCGTCGAGCGGGCATGGTACAGCTTGCCAAGCTTGCCTTCTTCGATCAGCATTTTCGTTGCCATCGTTTCGATCTGATAGATGAAGGCTAGCTGTACATGCAGCTTCTTGCCATAGCGCTCCGCCGCATCGAGCATCGCCTTCCCGTCTGCATAAGAGCCGGCAATCGGCTTCTCGCAGTACACATGCTTGCCCGCTTCCAGTGCCGCAATCGTAATCGGCGCATGCAGATTGTTATGCACGCAGACGTCGACGGCGTCGAGATCGTCACGCTGCAGCAGCTCGCGAAAATCAGTATAGGTATGCGGTACGCCGAATTGCTCCGCCATCTTCTTCAGCTGCGTTTCATTGGTGTCACAGAGTGCAACGACTTCCGCGTCTTCGATTTGCTCATATTTCTCCAAATGATCCTTGCCGATTAACCCCGCGCCGATAATACCGATTCTGATTTTTCGCGTCGTCATCTTCGATTACACCCCTAACTTTTTGGCTTGCATCAGATTATAGATGTTGCGTGCAGTCGCATACTGCCATGCTACTTGCGAATATTCGTTCTTCGACGAATGATGCTCGATGCCCAGATGCCCCTTATAGTCGACTTCCTCCAGCAGCGCGATCTTCTCCTCGCAATTCGGGATAACCCATGCCGCCAGATGCGTGTGGAACGCATACTTGGCGCAGAGACGGTCGCCGAGCTCCTTGTCCGAATCCCAGTTCTCGAAGTGAAGCAGGATGCCGAAGTTCGGGTGATCGACCGCTTCAATCAGCTTGCGAATATTCTCCGGGTCGCGCGAAGTGCCCCAGTGATTCTCCGGCCCAACCATGAAACCATGCTCCTCGGCTATCGCGCAATATTCCTTATAGCGCTTCACCGTATATTCGAACTGCTCCTCCGACATGTCGAGCGTGCGTCCGCCCATATCAATCCGAACGGTTTGCGCACCAAGTATGGCTGCAGCTCGAAGGTTGTCCAGCCCATTCCGATAGAACTGCTCACGCTTCTCGGGGTCTACATCCCATACTTCAGCAGCATCTACGCACAGATTAGCGACGTACATTTCCCTCTCATCCAGCGCTTCCCGAAGCTTGCGTAAGTAATCGTCTTCAAAGCTCTTAAACATCATGTTCCAAATATCTGCCGAATCCAGGTGATACCGGTACTTGACCGTTTCAAAATAGCCAAAGAGGTCGATCTTGCCTTCGCTGTGCAAACCGTGAAACGAATAAGATGGAATGGAATATTTCATGTACAATAGCCTCCCGATTATCGTTTTATGATTGCTGCTTGTCGTGAATCTCGCATAATACCATGCCGCGCTGCACATATGGATTTCTCATAAAATAGTTCCATACGAGCCCGCTTCGATAATTCTCGATCATAAGCAGTGTGATGCCCTTATCAATTCCAATGACATCCTCGGCAAAATAAGGCGGCGTCACATCAAGATTGTAGCTGTCCTTGAAGCCGTAACGTCCCCACAGCTGCGGGAAATTCTCATAATAATTACGCAGCGTGCCGATAACTTCCTCCGGCATAAATACAACCGAGCCTGCCGCTCCCGCAGGCGGAACCGTACCATCCGGCAAATGCATGTCGTTCGCACTGTTCAGCCCTGATGGTGCTGTTCCGTACCTTCCGCTGTAGCCGTTCGGACCGTCACAAGCAGTCAAGCCCCAAGCATTCGGTCCGAACGTGCGAAACTCGGAAGCGTGTGCGATGCAGTAGTCGCGGTTCGCCTTTGTCGCAATGACCGAATTGTGCCACCAGTCCACATTGTCGCGATCTACTTTACCTCGCAGATCGAACCAGGCATGAGAGAATTGGAACGTGAACAGCGACCCGAGCCAGGTGTAGATGAACGGAGGGTTGTCCCCGAATGTGCCATACTGACGGCCGAAATCGTAGAACATGCTCGGTTCGACCGGATGCGTCGGCGAAGCAGCCGCAAGGAAGTACATCATGAACTGTTCCGCATACAGATCCCAGCGTGCGAAGTGACCGCGCTCTGGCGAATAGCCCATGTAGAACTGGTTGTACTCTGGGTTGCGATACCATTCCCAATTAACCCGTTCATAGATCTGCTGTGCTAATTCACGGACGTTGCAGCCGAAATACTCACCTGCCG
This window harbors:
- a CDS encoding VOC family protein is translated as MNPISNQIGGVFIPVSNVEHARDWYCDILGLSTDGEIYFGHIFVLPMNGPDIVLDSKIFSPDHVYKVPAFQFRTDDIHQAYEFLRAKNVHVTTEVENDHWFTFKDPDGNLLMVCK
- a CDS encoding phosphatase PAP2 family protein, whose translation is MDFYIYLCLIYFFLKDPAVYRRTIITYVVCALICYGIYMVFQTTVPRPDISGTDPVTRLLGYVYGRDLPFNCFPSIHCFSSYLVLKALYTSKFRGRLNQVLIYGMSITIILSTFFVKQHVIFDAIGGILLSDIVYRLVSRADRVGLFRRSKPMPQRANM
- a CDS encoding Gfo/Idh/MocA family protein, whose protein sequence is MTTRKIRIGIIGAGLIGKDHLEKYEQIEDAEVVALCDTNETQLKKMAEQFGVPHTYTDFRELLQRDDLDAVDVCVHNNLHAPITIAALEAGKHVYCEKPIAGSYADGKAMLDAAERYGKKLHVQLAFIYQIETMATKMLIEEGKLGKLYHARSTGHRRRGRPFVDGYATKEFNRKATASGGALFDMGVYRISQLLYLMDLPKVKTITGKTYQEVAMDEKRREISGFDVEELGVGFVRFEGGLTLDIIEAWAIHLNGFEGSSIVGNVGGVRLPGHTSQGKTPFSYHTQVADMDMDATFDLGYANYRWHELRDNTDAYDSSQKHWIAALQGRVELLPTAEIALQTILVSEGIYLSDRLEREVTAEEVIEASVSSAIKL
- a CDS encoding glucoamylase family protein — protein: MTLTDDQLLDLESKRSFYFFWEEANTDKDSPGYGLIVDRAPGDADMCSVASVGFGLTAIMIGVEREWISRAEGYERALGTLNTLLEHAEQENGFFYHFLNMKTARRHDNCEVSVIDTAIAVCGAIAAGEYFGCNVRELAQQIYERVNWEWYRNPEYNQFYMGYSPERGHFARWDLYAEQFMMYFLAAASPTHPVEPSMFYDFGRQYGTFGDNPPFIYTWLGSLFTFQFSHAWFDLRGKVDRDNVDWWHNSVIATKANRDYCIAHASEFRTFGPNAWGLTACDGPNGYSGRYGTAPSGLNSANDMHLPDGTVPPAGAAGSVVFMPEEVIGTLRNYYENFPQLWGRYGFKDSYNLDVTPPYFAEDVIGIDKGITLLMIENYRSGLVWNYFMRNPYVQRGMVLCEIHDKQQS
- a CDS encoding phytanoyl-CoA dioxygenase family protein translates to MSVNRSVKEQFEQNGYYIIRELYAAEEMEAFKAECVKIVKEHDAGPSGVLVGMTLRSPLFRQATVKPALVEALREIIGEHIIFLSDKVVLKNAATDFGSPWHQDHPYWDGSHKFSVWIALDDALKSNGCLRLVPGSHLQGTVTHDDQSEDGYGFVNRIDRRQIADDAIVDFEARRGDAVIFHDLLFHASYPNVSGHERWALITTYKDGTKEDPDYEWAGAAFVVCGGV
- a CDS encoding beta-galactosidase gives rise to the protein MVEIREKQIVIDGKPTLIMCGEVHYYRLQRSEWQDRIDKLKDAGCNAVASYVPWLCHEPVEGQFDLDGHSRPELDLAGFIDLCRDNGLYFFVRPGPFIMAEMKNEGIPFWVYEKHPEVIPYGWDGAAATTRTLDYMAPGFLAAARNWYAEVMAVVAPRLHGGSAGGNIIGVQLDNEIGMLSWVSNCPDLTEHVAADFAEWLSRRYEGFVLERRYPFALDDAAVRLGALRSPEESYSAELLHDLGYYMRDRFARYVAVLRGYAEEFGVRDVPFFVNIHGTGGGRGFTYPIGISQLYEAYTQGPGYVSGSDIYFGDLTVMNFQDLYLINGFMDAVHLPDQPLTSLEFECGDGNYGNNFGGRYDVSAADFKTRMCIAQGNRMINYYLLTGGINYRMDQKLGDGNDRVAFTGERHGFAAPISPEGELNYTYPRMKRAIHTMMAVKDKLAVMREERDAVSFAFIPDYYMTEYRYPQSERMADIVRNIEANRSSGGWEIMARSMLLAGYRFGSVDIQNKPLLPSATPVLALPCARYLSADIQRKLADYVTAGGGLLLYGEVPQYDMEGKPCTILSDALGIRVLGTVVNGPHSWPAIVACGWAAGRAEVHTHFAQQLEPGTHEVIMRLYDSEVVCGVDAAVGKGRAIVIAAAYNSCDVQLFRLALERLGAAAGLTHDHKDMGMFTTSTANADGERFLHVLNLDGFDKELHLYEHGEKLLGGQRLHIASKDGVMLPLDMSFGDVRIAYATAEVAEVAEDAIRFRLTQPQDVIAFVTEREIAPSDDYTVGEQDGVKLVRSGKHAKVDDTLVVRFAAAK
- a CDS encoding sugar phosphate isomerase/epimerase family protein, whose protein sequence is MKYSIPSYSFHGLHSEGKIDLFGYFETVKYRYHLDSADIWNMMFKSFEDDYLRKLREALDEREMYVANLCVDAAEVWDVDPEKREQFYRNGLDNLRAAAILGAQTVRIDMGGRTLDMSEEQFEYTVKRYKEYCAIAEEHGFMVGPENHWGTSRDPENIRKLIEAVDHPNFGILLHFENWDSDKELGDRLCAKYAFHTHLAAWVIPNCEEKIALLEEVDYKGHLGIEHHSSKNEYSQVAWQYATARNIYNLMQAKKLGV
- a CDS encoding glycoside hydrolase family protein; translation: MQLQAHVEHLRTPHKWGRPVLQGSGTPGQFDSWAVDCPFVFYHHDQFHMMYIGFDGSGYQTGLAVSDNLLDWTPKGIMLERLQAGSRWDHVGAAGSWLLLESDQLYEIPRLKKLNNKYWMIYHSYPEVGYEAGGAVMGLAWCEDEELLHWHRLDEPIFTYESGEHWELGGLYKCCVIEHNDQYYMFYNAKCTGEPWTEETGIATSTDLIHWTRHASNPVIAVQPDTYYSQFFSDPCVKFDRTLGKFINFGFGFDGRHAQGALAVSDEDLLHWSVYPEPWISHGSHGELDETHAHKSSVIYWQDTLYHFYCACRPAREGDRAVIYYGENNREFRCITVATSKPL